A genomic segment from Lignipirellula cremea encodes:
- a CDS encoding M24 family metallopeptidase: MFDLTAVQSALQEFGLDGWLLYDFRGANVLAQRVLGLTEPFSRRFFYCIPAQGEPRRLVHRIEPGALDHLPGSKTVYLRWQELEEGVAQLTAGLGKVAMEYSPQGGNPYVSRVDAGTIEMVRNTGVEIVSSGDLVQLFEAVWTEEQWQLHLEADKHTQAAFDLAWSYIAEKTRSDRPVGEVEVQDLIMQHFHNNNMTTYHPPIVGVGPHSGDPHYAPQVGSDSRMHQGDFVLIDLWAKIDHPNGVYSDLTKVGFIGEEVPETYEKIFQIVAAARDAAIDRVKNAFAAGEELRGWQVDDAARQVITDAGYGEYFRHRTGHNIGRETHGNGANIDNLETRDDRRLLPRTCFSIEPGIYLPEFGVRSEVDVFIDAAGTVHVTGGQPQRSVLPILAAY; this comes from the coding sequence ATGTTCGATCTGACCGCCGTCCAGTCGGCCCTGCAGGAATTCGGCCTTGATGGCTGGCTGTTGTACGACTTTCGTGGAGCGAATGTCCTGGCGCAGCGCGTGCTGGGCCTGACCGAACCGTTCTCGCGCCGCTTCTTCTACTGTATCCCCGCCCAGGGAGAACCGCGGCGCCTGGTGCACCGCATTGAGCCGGGGGCGCTCGACCATCTGCCCGGTTCCAAAACGGTCTACCTGCGCTGGCAGGAACTGGAAGAAGGCGTCGCCCAGTTGACGGCCGGGCTGGGGAAAGTGGCGATGGAGTACTCCCCCCAGGGCGGCAACCCGTACGTGTCGCGGGTCGACGCCGGCACCATCGAAATGGTCCGCAACACAGGCGTGGAGATCGTGTCGTCGGGCGATCTGGTGCAACTGTTTGAAGCGGTCTGGACCGAAGAACAATGGCAGCTGCATCTGGAAGCCGACAAGCACACGCAGGCTGCGTTCGACCTGGCCTGGTCCTACATCGCCGAAAAAACCCGGTCCGATCGACCGGTGGGCGAAGTGGAAGTGCAGGACCTGATCATGCAGCACTTCCATAATAACAACATGACGACCTACCACCCGCCGATCGTCGGCGTGGGGCCGCACAGCGGCGATCCGCACTACGCTCCCCAGGTCGGCTCCGACTCCCGGATGCACCAGGGCGACTTTGTGCTGATAGATCTGTGGGCCAAGATCGACCATCCCAACGGCGTGTACAGCGATCTGACCAAGGTCGGCTTCATTGGCGAAGAAGTCCCGGAAACGTACGAAAAGATCTTTCAGATCGTGGCGGCCGCCCGGGACGCCGCCATTGATCGCGTTAAAAATGCGTTCGCCGCCGGCGAAGAACTGCGCGGCTGGCAGGTCGACGATGCGGCCCGTCAGGTGATTACCGACGCCGGCTATGGCGAGTACTTCCGCCATCGCACGGGGCATAACATCGGACGAGAAACGCACGGCAACGGGGCCAATATCGACAACCTGGAAACCCGCGACGATCGCCGTTTGTTGCCCCGCACCTGCTTCTCTATCGAGCCCGGCATTTACCTGCCCGAGTTCGGCGTCCGCAGCGAGGTCGACGTGTTCATCGACGCCGCCGGGACCGTCCATGTCACCGGCGGCCAGCCCCAGCGGAGCGTGCTGCCGATCCTGGCGGCGTATTAG
- a CDS encoding metallophosphoesterase family protein: protein MARTIAIGDIHGCSLALETLLNTIQPEKSDRIITLGDYIDRGPDSCAVLDRLLALSNECETVFLLGNHEAMLLDAYQTEFNYSHWLYCGGDATLQSYGGSLDGIPPEHLHFVRKCQFSYETDKHFFVHANYVYDEPLHNQPNDVLLWEHLSADPPPPHQSGKTAIVGHTPQGSGAILDAGHLVCIDTCCFGGGYLTAYDIDTQQIWQADIQGTLRKA from the coding sequence GTGGCGAGAACCATCGCAATTGGAGATATTCACGGTTGTTCCTTGGCGCTGGAGACGCTGCTGAACACGATCCAGCCCGAAAAGTCGGATCGGATCATCACCCTGGGCGATTACATTGATCGCGGCCCCGATAGCTGCGCGGTGCTGGATCGACTGTTGGCGTTGTCCAACGAATGCGAAACGGTGTTCCTGCTGGGCAATCACGAAGCGATGCTGCTGGACGCCTACCAGACGGAGTTTAACTACTCGCACTGGCTCTATTGCGGCGGCGACGCCACCCTGCAGAGCTACGGTGGTTCGCTCGACGGCATCCCGCCTGAGCATTTGCACTTTGTACGAAAATGCCAGTTTTCGTACGAAACAGACAAACACTTTTTTGTGCATGCGAACTACGTCTACGACGAACCGCTGCACAACCAGCCGAACGATGTCCTGTTATGGGAGCATCTGTCAGCCGACCCGCCGCCGCCGCACCAGTCGGGGAAAACGGCCATCGTGGGGCATACGCCGCAGGGTTCCGGCGCCATCCTGGATGCGGGCCATCTGGTTTGTATTGATACCTGCTGCTTCGGCGGCGGTTATCTTACGGCCTACGACATCGATACCCAGCAGATCTGGCAAGCCGATATCCAGGGAACGCTGCGCAAGGCGTAA
- the purB gene encoding adenylosuccinate lyase — MSSDSASFDQYDNPLIVRYASAEMSRLFSPQKKFSTWRRLWIALAEAEQTLGLPITDEQLAEMRSQVDNIDFARAAHHERLLRHDVMAHVHAFGDACPSARGNIHLGATSCFVTDNTDLLLLREGLQMVARRLAAVIVALGDFAAKYKALPCLGYTHLQPAQPTTVGKRASLWTYDLALDLVEIEHRLSQLKARSIKGATGTQASFMELFHGDEAKVRQLEQLVAEKMGFEQVYAVTGQTYSRKIDAQTLDALSGLAQSAHKMTTDLRILSSRKELEEPFEENQIGSSAMPYKRNPMRSERVCSLARFVISMQSSAANTVATQWMERTLDDSANRRLVLPQSFLAIDAILILLQNVSSGLVVYPKVVAKNLNEELPFMASENLLMAATALGGDRQDLHERIRQHSRAAGFAVKQEGTENDLLARLAADEAFAGVDFAPALDASNFIGRAPSQVDEFIAAVVDPIRDRYRDQQPDDAELRV; from the coding sequence ATGTCGTCAGATTCTGCTTCGTTCGACCAATACGATAATCCCCTGATCGTGCGCTATGCGTCGGCGGAAATGAGCCGCCTGTTCAGCCCGCAGAAAAAGTTCAGCACCTGGCGCCGGTTGTGGATTGCTCTGGCGGAAGCGGAGCAGACCCTCGGCCTGCCGATCACCGACGAGCAGCTGGCCGAAATGCGGTCCCAGGTCGATAACATCGACTTCGCCAGGGCGGCCCACCACGAGCGCCTGCTGCGGCACGACGTGATGGCCCATGTGCATGCCTTTGGCGACGCCTGCCCTTCTGCCCGCGGTAACATCCACCTGGGCGCGACCAGCTGCTTCGTCACCGACAACACCGACCTGCTGCTGCTCCGCGAAGGGCTGCAGATGGTCGCCCGGCGCCTGGCGGCGGTGATCGTCGCCCTGGGCGATTTCGCCGCCAAATATAAAGCCCTGCCCTGCCTGGGCTATACGCATCTGCAGCCGGCCCAGCCCACGACCGTCGGCAAACGGGCCAGCTTGTGGACGTACGACCTGGCGCTGGATCTGGTCGAGATCGAACATCGGCTGTCGCAACTGAAAGCCCGCAGCATCAAAGGCGCCACCGGCACCCAGGCCTCGTTCATGGAGCTGTTCCACGGCGACGAAGCAAAGGTCCGTCAGCTGGAGCAGCTGGTCGCCGAGAAAATGGGCTTTGAACAGGTCTATGCGGTCACCGGCCAGACGTACTCGCGCAAGATCGACGCGCAGACGCTCGACGCGCTGTCCGGCCTGGCGCAGAGCGCCCATAAAATGACGACCGACCTGCGGATTCTGTCCTCGCGGAAAGAGCTCGAAGAGCCGTTTGAAGAGAACCAGATCGGGTCTTCAGCCATGCCGTACAAGCGGAACCCGATGCGGAGCGAACGCGTCTGCTCGCTGGCCCGGTTTGTGATCAGCATGCAGTCGAGCGCCGCCAATACCGTGGCGACGCAGTGGATGGAGCGCACGCTCGACGACAGCGCCAATCGCCGGCTGGTGCTGCCGCAATCGTTCCTGGCGATCGACGCCATTTTGATCCTGCTGCAGAACGTGTCGTCGGGGCTGGTCGTGTACCCCAAGGTCGTCGCGAAAAACCTGAACGAAGAGCTGCCCTTCATGGCGTCGGAAAATCTCCTCATGGCGGCGACGGCCCTGGGCGGCGATCGGCAGGACCTGCATGAACGCATTCGCCAGCACAGCCGGGCCGCCGGGTTTGCGGTCAAGCAGGAAGGGACGGAGAACGACCTGCTGGCCCGACTGGCGGCGGACGAAGCGTTTGCCGGCGTGGACTTTGCGCCGGCACTCGACGCTTCCAATTTTATCGGCCGCGCTCCGAGCCAGGTCGACGAGTTTATCGCTGCGGTGGTGGATCCGATCCGCGACCGCTATCGGGACCAGCAGCCGGACGACGCGGAACTCCGCGTGTAA
- a CDS encoding HD domain-containing protein — MREYHLENLSHDPIHGYIPFTSCEGTAQGEVAERDLIDHPWVQRLRFIHQLQTAWWVYPTAEHTRFQHVIGVMHLASRATAALYDSLREQCPDCPSRPYVESLLRIAGLLHDVGHGPFGHFFDAKFLSTYRVTHETLGARIITDRLGDLIRRIRRNPNGRLAEGETLDPEQIAWLIQRPSGKEDEASRPTWLRFLRSLLSGVYTIDNMDFVLRDAYMTGYSQRSFDLDRLLHYSFFTPSGLTIHDRGFGALLRFMTMRSELFQSVYYHRSVRGIDLSLADLFDEGKQYLFPGNPLDHLDEYLEFTEASLLVDVVRWRTAADPHQRALGERWTDLIRYRRVPWVMVCQRTLVFSEHDSETASIFSAPDYIEQKLREHLPPDARSAPLRVDIARHIHRPHTHGPAAGQNFLYDAGRGQVRELSASLLYRQLPVSHRICRVYANNGEHQAALAAALDRLIGGHSEDDVTNM, encoded by the coding sequence ATGCGGGAATATCATCTCGAAAATTTATCTCACGACCCCATCCATGGGTACATTCCCTTCACTTCGTGCGAGGGGACGGCGCAGGGCGAGGTCGCGGAACGCGATCTGATCGATCACCCCTGGGTGCAGCGTTTGCGGTTCATCCACCAGCTGCAGACCGCCTGGTGGGTGTATCCGACAGCCGAGCATACGCGCTTCCAGCATGTCATCGGCGTCATGCACCTGGCCAGCAGGGCGACGGCCGCCCTGTACGACAGCCTGCGGGAACAGTGCCCCGATTGCCCCAGCCGGCCGTATGTCGAATCGCTGCTGCGGATCGCCGGCCTGCTGCACGATGTGGGCCATGGACCGTTTGGCCACTTCTTTGACGCGAAGTTCCTCAGCACGTACCGCGTGACCCATGAGACACTCGGCGCCCGGATCATCACCGACCGGTTGGGCGACCTGATCCGCAGGATCCGTCGTAACCCCAACGGCCGCCTGGCCGAAGGTGAAACGCTCGACCCGGAGCAGATCGCCTGGCTGATCCAGCGCCCCAGCGGTAAAGAGGACGAAGCCTCGCGGCCGACCTGGCTGCGGTTCTTGCGCAGCCTGCTTAGCGGCGTGTATACGATCGACAACATGGACTTCGTCCTGCGGGACGCCTACATGACGGGTTACAGCCAGCGCTCGTTCGATCTGGACCGACTGTTGCATTACTCGTTTTTTACCCCGTCGGGCCTCACGATCCACGACCGCGGTTTTGGGGCGCTCTTGCGGTTCATGACGATGCGTTCCGAGCTGTTCCAGTCCGTCTATTACCATCGTTCCGTCCGCGGCATCGACCTGTCGCTGGCCGATCTGTTTGATGAGGGGAAGCAGTACCTGTTTCCCGGCAACCCGCTGGACCATCTCGACGAGTACCTGGAATTTACGGAAGCCTCGCTGCTGGTCGATGTGGTCCGCTGGCGCACCGCCGCCGATCCGCACCAGCGGGCCCTGGGCGAGCGCTGGACGGACCTGATCCGCTATCGTCGCGTCCCCTGGGTCATGGTCTGCCAGCGGACTCTCGTCTTTTCCGAGCACGACTCGGAAACGGCCAGTATCTTCAGCGCGCCGGATTACATTGAGCAGAAGCTGCGCGAGCACTTGCCGCCCGACGCCCGTTCGGCGCCGTTGCGGGTGGATATCGCCCGGCACATTCATCGTCCGCATACGCATGGCCCGGCGGCGGGACAGAACTTTTTATATGACGCGGGCCGCGGGCAGGTGCGAGAGCTTTCGGCCAGCCTGTTGTATCGCCAGCTGCCGGTCAGCCACCGCATTTGTCGCGTGTACGCCAACAACGGCGAACACCAGGCCGCCCTGGCCGCGGCGCTGGATCGGTTGATCGGCGGCCATAGCGAAGACGACGTCACCAATATGTAA
- a CDS encoding LON peptidase substrate-binding domain-containing protein codes for MSDDVNLLELPEDFDGVARLFPLPNLVMFPGVMQPLHIFESRYCEMLEDALMSDQLIGMGLLQPGWESDYESRPPVWETLCVGRIVSHSRDENGRFNILLLGLTRARMVRELPPQRAFREAEVQPVSDLYPQAATATRGLLQRELLEVFRRQASPLLAGEQIDQMLASEAPLGILTDIIAYTAGLTLDDKQLLLSEPNVDNRARKLIELVGSWDEPPRRPFPPDVSDN; via the coding sequence ATGTCCGATGATGTGAACCTGCTGGAGCTGCCGGAAGATTTCGACGGGGTCGCCCGGCTGTTTCCTTTGCCCAACCTGGTGATGTTTCCCGGGGTGATGCAGCCGCTGCACATTTTTGAATCGCGCTACTGCGAAATGCTGGAAGACGCCCTGATGAGCGACCAGCTGATCGGCATGGGGCTGCTGCAGCCGGGCTGGGAGTCCGACTACGAATCGCGGCCGCCGGTCTGGGAAACACTGTGCGTGGGGCGGATTGTTTCCCACTCCCGCGACGAGAACGGCCGCTTTAACATTCTGCTGCTGGGTCTGACCCGTGCTCGCATGGTGCGGGAACTGCCGCCGCAACGGGCCTTTCGGGAAGCCGAAGTCCAGCCGGTCTCGGATCTGTATCCCCAGGCGGCGACCGCCACCCGCGGGCTGCTGCAGCGGGAACTGCTGGAGGTGTTCCGTCGCCAGGCGTCGCCCCTGCTGGCGGGCGAACAGATCGACCAGATGCTGGCCAGCGAGGCTCCGCTGGGGATTCTGACCGACATCATCGCCTACACGGCGGGACTCACGCTGGACGACAAGCAGTTGCTGCTGTCCGAGCCGAACGTGGATAACCGCGCACGGAAACTGATCGAGCTGGTCGGCTCCTGGGACGAGCCGCCGCGCCGCCCCTTCCCACCCGATGTCAGCGATAACTGA
- a CDS encoding DUF309 domain-containing protein, translated as MNQPEYEPRYVEGVAFFNECDFFEAHEAWEDVWTEYQGPSRKFYQGLIQVAVCLHHFGNGNIRGARKLYRSSRAYLEPFRPFHLGVDLEKLFAEFEACCAEIMASTEDYPEIEIVPDLIPEIHLQPPQE; from the coding sequence ATGAACCAGCCGGAATACGAACCCCGTTATGTGGAAGGGGTGGCTTTTTTTAATGAGTGCGATTTTTTCGAGGCCCATGAAGCCTGGGAAGATGTCTGGACCGAGTACCAGGGGCCCTCGCGTAAATTCTACCAGGGGCTGATTCAGGTGGCCGTCTGCCTGCATCACTTTGGTAATGGCAACATTCGCGGCGCGCGGAAACTGTATCGGAGCAGCCGGGCTTATCTGGAACCGTTCCGTCCGTTCCACCTGGGCGTGGACCTGGAGAAGCTGTTCGCCGAATTCGAGGCCTGCTGTGCGGAAATTATGGCGAGCACCGAAGACTATCCCGAGATTGAAATCGTCCCCGATTTAATCCCCGAGATTCATCTCCAGCCGCCGCAGGAATAG
- a CDS encoding DEAD/DEAH box helicase, giving the protein MALRREPKLTIESLPLATDKPRCVSLALGKTKLKTHSFTFPESPGWNFGKKKESEGAATKKKPTPPPGPEDLNDPAAKPKKITRIRPPGDVIKLQDRLYYLLQPPMENLAASGELEFPFEPFPYQFEGVAFLYPRFAAVLADEMGLGKTMQAITTIRFLLCSAEVRNVLLVCPKPLVTNWQREFALWAPEIPLTIIEGDQAKRTWQWQQKNSPVKIANYELLMRDRDIVLDPDNHYDLVVLDEAQRIKNRSGTTSQIVRAISRTRSWALTGTPVENSPEDLVGIFEFLAPGFLNDSMDPRRMGKSAGEYILRRTKDLVLTDMPPKLYREAEIALSPEQYCSYRSAEDDGVMQLNDLGDSITITHVFELVLRLKQICNFDPLTGASSKLERLQADLEEVAASGQKAIVFSQWVKTIEHIDGALQPYNPLQYHGKIPSKKRDPILKEFKENPKRHVLLMSYGAGSVGLNLQFCRYVFLFDRWWNPAIEDQAINRAHRIGAAGSVTVTRMISVDTIEERINQVLEEKRQLFDAIFSETGLPKSASLSQDDIFGLFQLRTPKGLMKKKAA; this is encoded by the coding sequence ATGGCGCTGCGGCGGGAGCCGAAGCTGACGATCGAAAGCCTGCCGCTGGCGACGGACAAACCGCGCTGCGTCTCGCTGGCGCTTGGGAAAACGAAGCTGAAAACCCACAGCTTTACCTTTCCCGAATCGCCTGGCTGGAACTTTGGCAAAAAGAAGGAGTCGGAAGGAGCGGCGACAAAGAAGAAGCCGACCCCGCCGCCCGGTCCCGAGGACCTGAACGATCCGGCCGCAAAACCCAAAAAGATCACCCGCATCCGTCCGCCGGGCGACGTGATCAAACTGCAGGACCGCTTGTACTATCTGCTGCAGCCGCCGATGGAGAATCTGGCGGCGTCGGGCGAGCTGGAATTCCCCTTCGAGCCGTTCCCCTACCAGTTTGAAGGCGTCGCCTTTTTGTACCCGCGGTTCGCAGCCGTACTGGCCGATGAGATGGGCCTGGGGAAAACGATGCAGGCGATCACCACCATCCGCTTTCTGCTCTGCTCGGCGGAAGTGCGGAACGTGCTGCTGGTCTGCCCCAAGCCGCTGGTGACCAACTGGCAGCGCGAGTTCGCCCTCTGGGCGCCCGAGATCCCGCTGACGATCATCGAAGGGGATCAGGCCAAGCGCACCTGGCAGTGGCAGCAGAAGAACTCGCCGGTCAAGATCGCCAACTACGAACTGCTGATGCGCGATCGCGATATTGTGCTGGACCCTGACAACCATTACGACCTGGTGGTGCTGGATGAAGCCCAGCGGATCAAAAACCGTTCCGGCACGACCAGCCAGATCGTGCGGGCCATTTCGCGCACGCGCAGTTGGGCGCTAACCGGCACGCCGGTTGAGAACAGCCCCGAGGATCTGGTCGGCATCTTTGAGTTCCTGGCGCCCGGCTTCCTCAACGACTCCATGGATCCTCGCCGGATGGGCAAGTCGGCTGGCGAGTACATCCTGCGTCGCACCAAGGATCTGGTGCTGACCGACATGCCGCCCAAGCTGTACCGCGAGGCGGAAATCGCCCTGTCGCCCGAACAGTACTGCAGTTATCGCTCCGCCGAAGACGACGGCGTGATGCAGCTCAATGACCTGGGCGACTCGATCACCATCACCCATGTGTTCGAGCTGGTCCTGCGACTCAAGCAGATCTGTAACTTTGATCCGCTGACCGGCGCCAGCTCCAAACTGGAACGGCTGCAGGCCGACCTGGAAGAGGTCGCCGCCAGCGGACAAAAGGCGATCGTCTTTAGCCAGTGGGTCAAAACGATCGAGCATATCGACGGCGCCCTGCAGCCGTACAATCCCCTGCAGTACCACGGCAAGATTCCGTCGAAGAAACGGGATCCAATCCTGAAGGAGTTCAAAGAGAACCCCAAGCGGCATGTGTTGCTGATGAGCTACGGGGCGGGAAGCGTGGGACTGAACCTGCAGTTCTGCCGGTACGTGTTCCTGTTTGATCGCTGGTGGAATCCGGCCATCGAAGACCAGGCGATCAACCGGGCCCATCGCATCGGGGCGGCCGGCAGCGTGACGGTCACCCGGATGATTTCCGTCGACACGATCGAAGAGCGGATCAACCAGGTGCTGGAAGAAAAGCGGCAGCTGTTCGACGCCATCTTCAGTGAAACGGGCCTGCCCAAATCGGCCAGCCTGTCGCAGGACGATATCTTCGGCCTGTTCCAGCTGCGCACGCCGAAAGGGCTGATGAAAAAGAAAGCAGCCTGA
- a CDS encoding LL-diaminopimelate aminotransferase, whose protein sequence is MSDPYFQQLFADRIGGANYGKGTEIYKFEKIKRAKRKALADFPDRRLLDFGIGENDGMAPAPVREQMAREINQPENRGYADNGVLAFKEAVARFMQREYGVELDPKTEINHCIGSKTALAILPACFINPGDVTLMTVPGYPVAGTHTTYYGGSVFKLPLLAENDFLPDFDAIPADILSRTKLLVINYPNSPTGKVAPAEFFEQVVAFAKKHSIVVVQDAAHTMLTYEGPPRSFLQTPGAKEVGVEVHSLSKGFDMIGWRIGWVCGHPLLVQAFADAKDNCDSGQFIAIQKAAAGALDDASLPVQTRTKYQRRLEKLVAVLKRCGFVCSMPGGTYFLYTKSPVSAGGVTFANAQAAGEHLITQQSIVTVPWDDAGSFLRFSVTYEAADEAAEDELMAETEARLKQLDLKF, encoded by the coding sequence ATGAGCGACCCTTATTTTCAGCAGCTGTTCGCCGATCGGATCGGCGGGGCCAACTACGGCAAAGGCACCGAGATCTACAAGTTTGAAAAGATCAAACGGGCCAAACGGAAGGCGCTGGCCGACTTTCCCGATCGCCGTTTGCTCGACTTCGGCATTGGCGAAAACGACGGCATGGCGCCGGCGCCGGTCCGCGAGCAGATGGCCCGCGAAATCAACCAGCCCGAGAACCGCGGCTATGCCGACAACGGCGTCCTGGCCTTCAAGGAAGCGGTCGCCCGCTTCATGCAGCGCGAGTACGGCGTGGAGCTGGACCCGAAGACCGAGATCAACCACTGCATCGGCTCGAAAACCGCGCTCGCCATTTTGCCCGCCTGCTTCATCAACCCGGGCGACGTCACCCTGATGACGGTCCCCGGCTATCCCGTCGCCGGCACGCACACCACCTATTACGGCGGTTCCGTGTTCAAGCTGCCGCTGCTGGCGGAGAACGATTTCCTCCCCGACTTTGACGCGATCCCGGCCGACATCCTGAGCCGCACCAAACTGCTGGTCATTAACTATCCGAACAGCCCCACCGGCAAGGTGGCTCCGGCTGAGTTCTTTGAGCAGGTCGTCGCCTTCGCCAAGAAGCATTCGATCGTGGTCGTGCAGGATGCGGCCCATACCATGCTGACGTACGAAGGCCCGCCGCGCAGCTTCCTGCAGACACCGGGAGCCAAAGAGGTCGGCGTCGAAGTGCACTCGCTGTCCAAAGGCTTCGACATGATCGGCTGGCGGATCGGCTGGGTCTGCGGCCACCCGCTGCTGGTCCAGGCGTTTGCCGATGCGAAGGACAACTGCGACTCGGGCCAGTTCATCGCCATCCAGAAGGCAGCCGCCGGCGCTCTGGACGACGCCTCGTTGCCGGTGCAAACACGCACCAAGTACCAGCGTCGGCTGGAGAAGCTGGTGGCCGTGCTCAAACGCTGCGGCTTTGTCTGCTCGATGCCGGGCGGCACGTACTTCCTGTACACCAAAAGCCCCGTTTCGGCAGGCGGCGTGACGTTCGCTAACGCCCAGGCGGCGGGCGAGCACCTGATCACGCAGCAGTCGATCGTCACCGTCCCGTGGGACGACGCCGGCTCCTTCCTGCGTTTCTCGGTCACCTATGAAGCAGCCGACGAAGCGGCCGAGGACGAACTGATGGCCGAGACCGAAGCCCGACTGAAACAGTTAGACCTCAAGTTCTAA